From Heliangelus exortis chromosome 11, bHelExo1.hap1, whole genome shotgun sequence:
ttctccatcttttccagaaccttctctgtactctccatcccctctccatgttctccagacccttccccagctcccttccctcctctggacactctccagcccctcaaaCTCCTTCTGatcctgaggggcccagaactgaccccaggattgggggtgcagcctcagcagtgcctgggggtgtgaggggtttggggtgtgAGGGgtgtgaggggtttggggtgttTGGGGGTGTGTGGGGCTTGGGgtgtgaggggtttgggggtgtgTGGGGCTTGGGGTGTGAGGGGTAGGGGGATGTGCAGGGTACGGGGTGTGTGGGGTTAGGGGgtgtgaggggtttgggggtgtgCGGGGTGTTGCGGGATGTGCGGGGGGTGTGTGCGGTGTTTGcagggttttggggtgtttgCGGGGTGTGTGTGCGGGGTATGCGGTGTtatggggtgtgtgtggggttATGGGGTGCTTGTGGGGTGTGCGGGGTCATGGGGTGGTTGTGAGGTTATGGGGTGTGTGCGGGGTTAGGGGGATGTTTGGGGGTGTGCTGGGTTACGGGGTGTTTGGAGGGTTACGAGGCGGTTGCGGGGCGTGTCCGGTGCTCCCGCTGTGTGCGGGGTCTCCGTGCGGTGCTCACctcccccgccccctccccgcacAGCGCACGCGGCCTTTTCCCCGCCACCCCGCCCCGCGCTACTGCGCACGCGCGCAGCCCCAGCTCCCGCCGCCACCACCTCCTCCGGTCTCTATGGTTCCAAACCCGCGGCTTGAGCGCCGCTGCCGGGCGGGGCGCCGGACCGGAAGTGACGTCAGCGCCGAGCGTCGCGGAGGCGGAGGGGCCGCGGGTGAGGCGGGAGCCGGCGGCGGGAGCAGGTGAGGAGGGGCCGAgtcccccacaccccccacaccccaccaCCCCCTCTCCTTGCCCCGCGCCCCGAGAGGGTCGGGGGGAGCGGAACGGGGCTGGTCGGGACCCTCGTTCGGGGCTGGGCCTCCTGTGAGGCGCGGCCGTGGAGCCAGGCCCTGCCTGGGGCCGCCGTGGGGAGGCTGGGCCGGGGGAGcggctggggaggggaaggccCGTGGAAGCGGGGCTGAGGAACACCTCTCCGTGGGCCCCAGGCCTCGGCAGCCCGCCGGAGTGGGGCCCTGCCGACGCCCACCGGGGGTCCCTGCGTGCACCCACGGGAGGGGCTGTTTTCCCGCGGGGATCAGGCTGGAGACAGCcgccccccgctcccccccgttccttgctcagccctgctggcagcacGCATCCCACATGTTTGTGTCTGAGATGCAGAGTGGGGAGCGTCGGTGGCTGCGTTCTCCCTAAACGCCTGGAGCCACCTCCGTGTTAACTCTCAGTGAAGCGggggcagcactgccagggcagCGTCTCTGCTGGAGCTGACAAAGCGATTGAATCATCCCCTGTTCAGTTAGGACTTAGAAACTCTATTTAAGGACTGCATTCGTGTGTGAGCAAGCTCTGTGTCTGGACTTCCTTCTCAAACCTGCAAGAACATCAGTAACACACGACTGACGCCAGAGATGTGCAGACAGCAAAGAGATCTGGGAGTTGGGTGTCAGATACCCGGGGCAGAAGGCAGAGTAGTAGCCAGGAGGTTTGGCTTTTCGTGCTTGTGTAAATAAACAAATGTCCTGACACCTGCCATGTGTGACACCATAAATAATTCACTACCTCTGCAGCTGATCCTCACTTCTCAAGGATTTGCatggaaagcagcaggatgagCTCTGAGATGAGCTTGCTTTAGTTTataaacataaattaattttttttccttggtgaaAGGGGGCCCTTATTTTTGAAAACCACCCTTGTTGGGCAGGGGGCTGTACCCAGCTCTTGCCCTTGTGTTCAAGAAGAGATAcaaagggcagggaaggggatgagtttttaattttgactGCAGAGGCTGGGGAGGTGTTATCTGCCTTTTTATCACCCAGCCTCTGGGAAGCCAGACATTGTTATCAGGGGTTAATGTAAATACAGAGGGGTAGGAAAGAGGGGAGGCTGCTCCTAAAGGACACAGCTGAGTGACCAGATTCCTCCCTTTGCCCAATCCCATGTTTTCActcccctgggagctgggggaagggagTTTTCTCTGGTAGCTTGCACaccccctgcagctctgctttcccctgGCATCTTTTATGGAGAAGCTCGGGACAGCAAGGGCTCAGAGAGGATTTAAATGACTGCCTCAGCCCTGGGGTTTCGTTGTGAATCTTCCTGGGTTGTCTCCTGGGCTCTCTCTTGGTGTTCTCCCAGTAAATATCAAGCTTTTCCCCCTCACTCTTGGTGACAGCCTGAAAGGCAAAGCtgttccaggagctgctgttttccttgctgacttctcagctcagctcctctgtggTGCCACTGAGCCTGTCCCCTCCCTCTGTTCCTGGCTGGGGACAGAActcccagagctgtgctgaacCCCTGGGGGTACAAGTGCAGTCAAGCGTGGAAAGGGCAGGAATTACCTGGGACTGAACAAAGTGCATTTTCCTCCCTGTATTCTGCTGGAACTGGGAAGAAGGGTGAtgtttttgtttgattgatCTGACTgtggcagcagtgccagggctcCTGGCTCTGGAGGGCACAAAGAGTTTTGTCCTGGACTCCTGTGTTGGAGGTTTTCTCTCcactctgtgcttttttttttccccttcctcccttcctcctctgtaTCTGTTCCCTGGAAGGTGTTGGTTTCCCTGGGTGTGTCAGAGTTGGatcttcctgctcctgctcctcagcacccccaAAAGCTTTCCTGCCCCAGAGTTCTTAAGGCAGAACTGGAAAGAGGGAAGTGGGGATCAATCCCCTGTGTGGAACTGGAGGGGAGGATgcccacagacagcagaaaacactcagcattgctgctgggagctgttAGTCTGGAATTCAGCTAAGGAATTCTCTCCTTAAGGGTCCAGCAGGGAACCTGTGCCACCAGCAGTCCCACAGGGGACCATCCCCACAGTCTGGGGGGAGTGGAATTTCCACCCCACAAAGGAGAGAGGAGCTACCAGAGCAGGGTGCctgtgccaggggctgcaggtggtgctgctgcagcttgtcccctgctccctgtcccaCTGTGGCTCTtctctccccaggctgctgtgctggcaccATGGCTGCAGACTGGTTGGGCAGCATCGTTTCCATCAACTGTGGGGAGAGCCTCGGGGTCTACCAGGGCAGGGTGTCTGCTGTGGACCAGGTCAGCCAGACCATCTCCCTCACACGCCCCTTCCACAATGGGGTCAAGTGCCTGGTGCCAGAAGTCACCTTCAGGTTAGtgcctgtcttttttttttttcttattttgaccttttttttttttttttgtcttttcacctttttttttttatttattttcaccttttttccAGACCAAATCTGTGGTGGttggggtgggttttggtttgggtcgCCCCAGAAAGGAGCTCTTTGCTGTCAGTCTTCAAATCTGCAGAGTCTTTGGATGAGAGGGTTCTGCTAGgagaggttttttgggtttttttctggctctgtGATCCTTGGAAATTGCTCgttcttggaggtttttggggctgaggctctgtgtgtgtattCTGGGTGGCTGAAGGGGCTCTCAGGCTCTCCTAAGGCCTTGCCCCCAGCATGTGTGCTTTCAGATgagacagaagagaaagcagagaggggcagataattaaaattatagtCCTGATGTGATGGATTAAGTGCAGTTATTAaatccagctcctctgcctcttttcAGTGGGCAGTGTTGTTTTAAACCCTAAAGCTCCTGTGAGCTCTTCCCCACCAACTCCTGCTACCAGAGTGCTTAAAACCAGTAAGAGTCACTGGTCATTGATGTTTCCCTGCCTTTTTACAGTAGTTAAGCCTCTGagtcactgattttttttaaaagtttcattcCCTGAagtcaatatttttctttttttttcaaggattttGAAGGGAGAGAGAGCAGGGAAAGATGACCCTGTTCTTCCAGGGGATGGGTGGAAGCCTGTCACAATCTCCTGCTGCTGATATATCCCAGCTGGACAAATgcttattaaaatgaaaataaaccccCCTGATTTCTGAGTTAGCCCTTGCAGTCAGTGCAAATCCAGGGCCTTGTAACCACGGCTTTGGATGGGTTTGGCTCCTGCCCAGTGCTGTGTTAgttttctttatcctttttcTGAGGAAATGGGAAGGGCCATCCTTGTCTGAGCCTGAATGGCATTAATCTAAGGGTGGCTTTCCACAGAAATTGATTACAAAGCCTCAAGGCTGAGATTAATGATATTATCCAGAAGCTGTAAAATTAATGCAGATTTCTCTAAAGTTCTTTGCTGCTTGATTGGTCCTGGTTTCAGCTAGGAACAGAACCTttccaagaaaaagcaaagcactggAGTAGTTTTCATACAGTTTTAGTTGAATTTAGTGTCTCTGAAAATACTCTCTGTGGTGgagtattaaaataatttttttttccttgtttctgtgGCTAatgacattaggaaaaaaacttctATGCAACCCTGTGGGATTTTCTTCAGGGGCTGTTTTTTGCCTCAAATGCTAAATCCCTTGACATCTGGTTTTCTTGTCCTGTTTTTTTAGGGCAGGTGACATCACTGAGCTGAAAATCCTGGAGATCCCAGggccaggggacagcagcaggcagTGTGGGGACCTGCAGCAGACAGAACTGGGCATCCCTGGGGTGGGGTGCCAAGTGGGTCCCAGTCAGAACGGGACTGGGAAGGTGTTAAAGAAGCCCCTGTCCAGCAGTGCCCCTCAGAACATCCCCAGGAGGACGGAGATGAAGAACCAGGACATCCTCATCTCCCCTCAGCAGCAGTGCTCCAAGAGCTACATGGATCGACACATGGAAACATTGTCTCAGTCCAAAGGCTTCCGAAGGAGACACAACTCCTGTGAGTATCTGGGCTACCCCGCAGCTTCCCTCTGGTGCCACATCTTCCCCTCTGCAGCAAAGACAGAGCTGGaaactttgctttattttgcctTTGCACTCGTGTTACCACGTGAAGGGCTGGAGAAGAAGGTGATGAagggtgaggagaaggacttggacAAGCTGTGCCTCAAAGTGGTGGAAGCAGAGGTCTTCCAGATGCTTGGCACTTCACTGTAAGCCTTTTGTGATGGATGAGAGTGTAATGCAGCCTCATCCATAATTTTGTGTGAATGTTCATACAGTTTCATTCAAGCTTGCAGAACTGGGCTTCTAAAGGTATATATAAAGTGTACACTTGCCCCAAATCCCCTTATACAGAGATCCAGAATGAGTTAATTGGGTAAGAATTGGCAGGTGGCTGCCACCTCCtcactttctgttttttttttttttttaaggggcaCTGGGTTTTGTGAGGATTTTTTTATGAGCAGTGACTGGATCTGTTTCTCCAGGCTTCCAGCCACCCTACAGAGATGTGTTCCCGTGCTGGACACAGGGTTGTTTCACTTAGATTTCCTTCAGAATCCTGTGGATATGGCCTGTGTGgatggttttatttattagcTTCCAGACCATTTTTGATGGGATGTTGGTTGGGCTGTGGGAATTCAGCAAGCTCCCCGTGCCAAACCTgagctgaatttatttttcccccccttgaAGCCTGCTAAAGGAAATCAGACTTTGTGCTGCAGACTGTTTCAGGCTGTTCCCTGTGTCCCTTATCAACACTGTGGACACAAAAGCTGTTCTGCTGCTCACTTGGGGCAGAAGCAAGGGGGTGTTTTGTACATCCAAACCAGACTGGGATGTGAACTGCCAATCCATGTTCCTCTTGCTGAGGAAGCCTCTGTTTTCAGGGTGTTCCTTCATTTAGTTTCAGGACACATGACAACATTTAACCTTCTGTGtctccctcccacccagcaGCCTGCTCTGGGCTCTTACCCATTTTTTCTGGCAGTGTGAGGAGTTTGGGTTGAGCACTGCAGGGGTGGTGAGGACAGGGATTTAGGAGCTAGCAGGGAAAAGATCTGTATGGAAAGATCAAGGTACTGGTGGTGTCTTTACTGCAGTGCTTGAGAAGTGTGGGTGACACCTCTTTAGGTAAAACCCAAATATTCCTTAGCCACATTTTTGTTTAAGTGGGTATTGACAGTAAATGAGTGGAGatcctccctctcccaccctggGTGTTATTCTGCTTCACCAGCACCAGATGTTGGGAAATGTAGAGCTGAATAACACTGGTGACAACAGTTTCCTCAtccctgctctttcctcttTGGAAGTTGCCTGGTTGCcagccttcttttttcccctgaaaggAACTGGAAACAAATTACAGGGTTATAAAGCTTTTATATTTAAGGCCTGGAGAGCCCATACCATGTTACACCATCACCCTGCAAGTCCTTACCAGCTCTCTTTGCCCTCTTGGTGCAAGTACAAATTAAGGGTCTCTAATGAGGAGGATGGAAAGATGCAACCAGCACATCTCCAGGTCAGGCATCTGTTATATTCATTCCTGTTCCTAAACTCTTCAGACAGCTTTAACTTTGTGCAGAAGCTGCttgtgtgcttttttgttttttattccaGCCCCCCTGGGCTATGCTCCTTTCCAGATCTCCACCATGCATCAGGATACACCCAGGCCTTAACTGTTGAAGCATCAGTGTCAATCTGCTCCATTTCcatgatttttcctttccttttttttttcctttgctttcctgtttagaaaagaaacaaacccaaggTGGTCAGTACCAATTACACAGGGAGATTAAAGGCTGTGGAGAAGTTCCTCAGTCTCTGCAGTCCTCTTTCCCCACCAACAGCTGTATTCTTTTCTGAAGGGCTTGTAACTCCTTTTATATCCACTTATTCTTTTCTAAACAGTTGCCAGACAGGTTAGCTGGGTGGAGGAAGGCCAGGAGGATGCAGAGGTGACCTAACCATCAGAAACCTGACTGGTTTTGAGTGTTTTGCTCCTACCCAAGCCTAAACACTGTAGGACTTGCTATAGGAAGAGAGCTCTGGTCCCATAGGgctgatttattaaaaattttttttaattcccttatTGTTTGAGTATGGAGCTTTTCGTTGGTTTTAGAAAAACATGTAAAGgaatttctgctttgctttcttctggCCTGGCTGGAGTGTGGAGGAAGATGAACCTCCCTTAACACTCTTTTGCCAGCATTTGGTAGGTCTGGAGTGAGGAGTGAGCACTTCAGCCCACGAGCAGCTTGTATCAGTTTTCTGTAAGCACAGCAGAGGATCAGATTTACTTATGCAGAGTTTGTTTGGAACAAGGTGAGCAAGGTTCTAGATGTGGATTGTTTTAGCTTCGATTCATTTTAGGataaacaaaggagaaaaatgaattCTTACCTTCTGAAACGTGTTTGGTGAGGGGGGAGAATGATGTGTGAATCCCAGGAGGGGGACAGAGGAGATGCTGGCACTATGGAAGTGGTGAGGAGAGGCATACAGGGCTGAAATGTCATCTAGAACTTGAGTCATACAAGGTTTAGTTGATGTCTTGATGCCCTTTAGCTAAGTCAGGGGGAAAGTTCCCCCTTGGGAGTGCTTGTGGGACAGGAATCAGTAAACAACAAACATCAGCACAGGTTTCACAGTGGTATCCGGGCTCCCCCATGCCAGGGCTGGCACCAAAAGCTCCCACAGGGATCTTGGCAGGAAGGTGCCCAGCTCACTGGAGACTTTACTTTTGCCTGTGTGCTAtacatggaaattatttttttccctcacagaaacaaaaaagcctgggaagtgtttttttatcttttgagGGAGGTACTTTCCTGTGTGGCACTGAGCTTGACGTGGAGTCTCGTGCTCTTCTCCATAAGCTTTGTGCATatgcaggcagggcagaggtGCTGATAGGTGTGCTCTGAAAGGTGCTGGACTAGAAGGTTTGGATTTCTGTAGCTGCTCTGAAAGGAGCTGGACTTGAAGGTCTGGATTTCTGCTTGGCAGAGGGCTGGATCAGGCAGTGGCAACAAACACAGCTGTGAAGAGGCCATGGCTGGGGCTGGTGTGTCTGCCTGGGAGGGCAGCAGATATTTCTGTCTCAgattcttctccctttcttcccctcatTCTCCTTTTAGGCTCTTTTCCCTGAGCAGCTGCCAATCTGGGTGGTGATGCTTTAAGTTGagggcccagttctgtttaatatctttatagatgatttagatgaggggattgagtccatcatcagcaaattctcagatgacactaagctgggggggaatgtggatcagctggaaggcaggagggctttgcagagggacctggacagactggagagttgggatgatcccaatgggatgaggttcaacacaacaaccccatggggagctccaggctggacacagagtggcagaaagggacctgggagtctggattgccaggaagctgaacatgagccagcagtgtgcccaggtggccaagaaggccaatggcatcctggcctggctcaggaacagcgtggccagcaggtccagggaagggattctgcccctgtgctcagccctggtgaggccacagcttgagtcctgtgtccagttctgggcccctcagctcaggaaggagattgaggtgctggagcaggtccagagaagagcaaggaggctgtgaagggatccagcacaagtcctgtgaggaagggctgagggagctgggggtgttcagtctgaagaggaggaggctcaggggagacctcatcactctctacaactccctgaaaggaggttggagccaggggggggttggtctcttttcccagacaactctcagcaagacaagagggcatggtcttaagttgtgccaggggaggtttaggttggacattagaaaggatttctttatggagagggtgatcagacattggaatgggctgcccagggaaggggtggattctccatccctggagatatttaaagagactggatgtggcactcagtgccatgggctgggaaccacggggggagtggatcaagggttggacttgatgatctctgaggtcccttccaacccagccaattctatgattccataagTGAAACCCCCCCAGAAGTTTTCTGGGAGCTGTCTGGAGCCTCTGCCGTGCTGCGCGGTGGCAGCGCAGAGCCGGGTGGGTCAGCAGTGTGTCAGCACTGGCATCCTGAGGGGATTAGAGACCTGCCCACCACAATGCCTGCACTGCTCGTTTTGATGAGGTACAGTCTTGGCTCCCATTCACTGAGCCTGCAGGGGAGCCCGGGGAGCTTTCCAGCCATTGTTCCCACAGCTTTTCTAGTGCAGCTTTTTATTCTGTCAGCATTTGCACACTGCTCACATCAGCTGCTTCTGTCCCCTGAATCCACTGCAGGGCTCTGCTTCTATCCCCACATTCTGCTTTTCAGGTCAGCTGACAGGAGCATGGAGCTGTTTGCAGAAGGATCTGGCAACCAGTATGAAAACTCTCGTTGGGTAACAGGAAGGTCCTGAGCTGCTGTAACACTGACACAAGCAGCAGGCTTGCTTTGCCATCGTGTTTGCAGGCTCCAGCAGGCTCCAGCTTACTCATCTGAACTCAGAGTCCCCTTGCAGAGTTTGGGAACATTTGGAGATCCCAGCCTGTGGCACGGGGCTGGGTTTTCATTTCTTGTGCAGCtgatagcagcagcagcactggatgCCATCCCCTGGCAGTTCTGAGCTCCACACCACGTTGTGTCCAACTTTGGAGTGGTTTCTCTATCACCTTTGGTTTGGGAATTTGCCTAGGGCAGAGAGTGAAAGCCATGTGTTgataaaaagcttttccttcctctcaaaGTTCTGCATGGAAATGGCTGCTCACACCTTGCATACTGGGATTCTCCTTGCCCTCTCCTCCCTCATAAATCAGTGTTTGTCACCTGCACTTCCTAAATTCTGTTCTTTGTCCTTCAGTGGCTTCTTGATATTGTTGCAGGAGTATTGCAGGAGTCTGTTCTCACCCCCTTGTTTATAAAAACTCCTCAGCAGCTTGAAAATCACTGTGTCTGGAAATGAATTCCTGCTAGTTAGTactcatttaaaattattataaaaagaGACTCTGAATTGTCAAAGTTTGGTACCACACAACACTGGATTCTGTTGCTCCAGTACCTGCAGAATAAATACTTCATGCTGTTTTGAAGAGGTGAATGGCTTTGTGCCATGAAAATCAGGGATTTTCATGGTGCTGTGAGGTTGGGGTAAATCCAATCAGCAGGGTAGCTGTGTTGCTATCAGCTGCCCTAactttgcagatttttttttctttttaaagatactttaatgcagcagtgctggagatATAATGATATAATGGTGttggagaagaaagggaaaagctaACAGCCTTCATTGGGCCAGGTGAGAAAGCTGGGGAAAGTTGATTCTGCCAGTGCTTGTTGCCATacttcaaacaaacaaacaaagcagaacaacaAACTCCTCACAGTAGGAAATTTATCACTGGGggggcttttgttttgtgtcatttttttccagcttttaaaatttttttaataggagaTGATGACTCTGCAAAGTCTCAAAGGTTTGGGGTCTTATCTCCTGTCTTTCAAGGTGTGAAATATTAACTCTGACTTCTTGTgcacttttttgttgttactggACTATAGGAtatctgcagcagctttttgagAGGGCATGTTTTAGGGTGTTCAGGTTTCTTTTGTTAAGCTCAAGTACTTGAGACTtgctggagagaagcagctgctggggattTCAAAGAGCTTCCTTTTCAGGGTTGTCACTGATACAGTGCTCTGGAAAATACAAGTGATATTCTGTCAAAACCAGGGAGGGAAATAAATGAGGGAAAGTCCTTGCTCAGGATGCATTCCCAGTGGTGAATAAACCCAAGTTCATATCCTCAACAACTCATCCTTCAGCATGGCATAGGTTAGGTGTGATGTTAGGTGGACTCCTGGGCTGATTGATTTCCCAAAGTCTTTGGTAAGTGTTTGAGAGCTCCCGTGTCCTCCAGGAAAGTGTGCTCTGCTCCAGTCTCTTCTTCCAGCATTTCCTGTGAAGGCTCCAGGTAATCCTAAGAGTGTTCTGGAGTCAGCAGTAGCAGTTCCAGGTGTGCAGTTGAGCTGCTGAGTAACTTTGCTGCAGAGAGACTGATCTGTTGTGTGAGCTTGGCCAGAGCCAGCACGTTGGTCTGGAGCCTGGTGGTTCCTCTCCTGATCCTGACATCAGTCCATGTTCCTGTGGAAACAGCTGACAGGAGGAAGGTCCTTTGCTTTCTAGGGAAAGTGCTGTTCCTCTTGATGAAGTGGAGGATATCAGACTTTGGAAATGTGGGAAAGGAGAGCCCGGGTCTGTTAACCTGTGGCTGCTCCACCAGTCTGACCCCAGGTCACAAGTAATCCTCTCCAGGAGGGATTTGTGAAGACCAAGTGAGACTTCTCTGCATAGGTGACAGGGAGCTTTGTGGGAGGCTGTGAAAGCTGTGCATGTTGCAAAGGTTCCAGGGGTGTTTTCTATGTAGATGACTTGAAATTCTTGCTGTCCTCTCTCACTGATTTGCAAGAGTATCCATGGATAAATAAAATGCTGCCTTTTCACCAACGAAGGTGTTATATGTGGTAACTTGGTGGCAGTTCCTTTCTGTGGTatcaaatggattttttttgatAAACTCATCCATAAATTACTTGTAAAGGTGCTTATCTTGAACTGTGAGAAGTATCTGAGTAGATCAGGCTCTTCTGGTGTGATAACTCTTACTTGATCTGCTGGACACTGCATGTGATACCTGGAGTGggtctgaaatattttctaggAATTGCAAATTCAACGCTGGGTGTTACAAACAGGTTGGTATTGTCTGGACCTGAGTGTGCACAGGCAGCCTGAGTAATGGTGTTAAAAAATAAGGGAGTAAAGGGATATGTTGACCTCATGATGGCCTATGGGTTTGTATCAGCCTTTGATCTCCAGCCACAAGCTGACAATGAGGAGACTTTGATCAGATTTCCAGAGAAATCAGGCTCTTATCTTTACTTGTGGCTGGAAAGAAGTGTGCTCAGGTGATGAGCaagtgaaataatgaaaaaggaatAAGGGAATGGAGTTCATACTGGTACAGAAACAGGTACCTATTGACAGAGtgtgaggagaaagaaatgctTCATATGCAAGGTTTGAAGTTCTCCCTTATCATCAAGAAGTGGCCAGCCTGCATTAGCTGCTGAAATTTAGGGAAATTCCAAAGGAGGGCTCGGGCCACATGTCTGCATGAACATGAGCTCAGGGTGGGAGGAAAACTGTCCTAGGTGAGGCTGGCTGATGGTCACTGATGTGCCACTGTCTTGCCTTAAATAAAATGAGgataaatgcttatttttctgctgtggtcAAGCCTGTTTTTCTAACCTGGCCAGCAGAAAGTCCCCGAAAGTCTCTTCTGATGCTCCTGAATAATTCCAGAGATGAATTCTACAGCTTTGCCGGGAGGCAAATCTCCAAGTACCTCAATTTGGTGGATTGCAAGCACCAGCTCCCCTCTTGTGCAAAATTTGTGTGGCTTTTTCTGTCCGTGAGCCACTTccaacttgctttttttttatttttgtccagGGTCATCCAGCAGCCGCCATCCCAACCAAGTGACCCCAAAGAAGAGCGGCCTGAAAAACGGGCAGATGAAGAGCAAAGACGACGAGTGCTTCGGGGACGACATCGAGGAAATCCCAGACACAGATTTTGATTTTGAGGGCAACCTGGCCCTTTTTGACAAGGCAGCTGTGTTTGAAGAGATTGAAACTTACGAGAGGAGGAGCGGGACGCGTTCCCGAGGGACCCCAAGCGAGAAGCCGGCTCGCTACCGGCACGATGAGAACATCTTGGAGTCAGAGCCCATCGTCTACAGGAGGATTGTTGTGCCCCAAAATGCTAACAAAGAGTTCTGCACGGGTATGACACCTCCCTCACTGATAGGGGTGCAAACTgggcctcttttttttttcctgggctgtgTGTGGTGGATTGTTTTCCTGACGAGGGGTCTGTCAGCTTAAGGTGGGACAAGCAAAGGTGTTTGGTGGCTTAAGCTTTGGTGATTTTAGGTTGGATCAGTGTCTTGTGTCTACACACGACCTTTGTTTGCAGTATTTTTGAGATAAAAACCCCTGAGACAGGGCAACAGGGTAAGTGTTTTTGCAGGAGGGACAACACCGTTAGTCAGATaacaaaatggaaatggaatAGGAACCCTTGGAATCCTTGCTGAGATTCCAGTAGTGTGACAAACCTCCTGCCTCTGGAAAGGCAAGGATGGCCTCAGGATTCTCATATGTGGTAGCACATAATAATGTCTCCTTTCTTGGTA
This genomic window contains:
- the EDC3 gene encoding enhancer of mRNA-decapping protein 3; this encodes MAADWLGSIVSINCGESLGVYQGRVSAVDQVSQTISLTRPFHNGVKCLVPEVTFRAGDITELKILEIPGPGDSSRQCGDLQQTELGIPGVGCQVGPSQNGTGKVLKKPLSSSAPQNIPRRTEMKNQDILISPQQQCSKSYMDRHMETLSQSKGFRRRHNSWSSSSRHPNQVTPKKSGLKNGQMKSKDDECFGDDIEEIPDTDFDFEGNLALFDKAAVFEEIETYERRSGTRSRGTPSEKPARYRHDENILESEPIVYRRIVVPQNANKEFCTDSGLVVPSVSYELHKKLLSVAEKHGLTLERRLEMTGVCASQMALSLLGGPNRLNPKNVHQRPTVALLCGPHVKGAQGISCGRHLSNHDVHVILFLPNFVKMLESITNELNLFSKTQGQQVSSVKDLPDTPVDLVINCLDCHENAFLRDQPWYKAVVDWANQNRAPVLSIDPPISEVEQGIDAKWSLALGLPLPLGERAGRLYLCDIGIPQKVFQEVGINYHSPFGCKFVIPLHST